In one Nicotiana sylvestris chromosome 8, ASM39365v2, whole genome shotgun sequence genomic region, the following are encoded:
- the LOC138874928 gene encoding secreted RxLR effector protein 161-like: MIWSLLYLTTSKPDIIFNVGLRAIFQANPKESHMKAVKRILRYLKGTHNLCLWYPRGYSFDLVGYDDTDYASFHIDRKSTSGTTHFLGSCLVSWEKKSRTQWLYSQLKLNMWQQHLVVLSCCG; this comes from the coding sequence ATGATTTGGTCACTGTTGTACCTCACAACAAGCAAGCCTGATATTATATTCAATGTGGGACTGCGTGCAAtatttcaggcaaatccaaaagagtctcatATGAAGGCTGTCAAGAGGATACTCAGATATCTTAAAGGGACTCATAATCTATGCCTATGGTATCCTAGAGGGTATAGCTTTGATTTAGTTGGTTATGATGATACTGACTATGCAAGTTTTCATATTGACAGGAAAAGCACTTCAGGAACAACACATTTTCTAGGTTCTTGTCTGGTGTCTTGGGAAAAAAAAAGCAGAACTCAGTGGCTTTATTCAcagctgaagctgaatatgtGGCAGCAACATCTTGTTGTGCTCAGTTGCTGTGGATAA
- the LOC138874929 gene encoding protein gar2-like → MSITISQILSSPINDKPQVEESTVETNIETLDKRVDATNVMPMVEGEGNKEPVQKEAFDGLSFRRMRMIIKVKKKKEKKSKNEEDYGEDKESETEDRIDEQVDDFAEEENNSEEEGDYESEGGDQEKASESEGEDEESEEENENSNGESEGSMTIGNTVIAPSEEVSGEKRTEEIWPLLTPSTGDKEVSSDKDNLPLYELGKKTRKTHIKATKSDVPTRKEVAPPARTPLTRSKIKAIDK, encoded by the exons ATGTCAATTACCATAAGTCAG ATATTATCCTCACCTATAAATGATAAACCACAAGTGGAGGAATCTACTGTAGAAACGAATATAGAAACTCTGGATAAAAGGGTAGATGCCACTAATGTTATGCCTATGGTTGAGGGGGAAGGTAATAAAGAACCAGTACAAAAGGAGGCATTTGATGGTCTTTCCTTTCGGAGGATGAGAATGATAATAAAggtgaaaaagaagaagga aaaaaaaagtaagaatGAAGAAGATTATGGTGAAGATAAGGAGAGTGAGACAGAAGATAGGATAGATGAACAAGTGGATGATTttgcagaagaagaaaacaacaGTGAAGAAGAAGGTGATTATGAGAGTGAAGGTGGGGATCAAGAAAAAGCAAGTGAGAGTGAAGGAGAGGATGAAGAAAGTGAGGAAGAGAATGAGAATTCAAATGGGGAATCTGAAGGCTCTATGACTATTGGGAACACTGTCATAGCCCCTTCAGAAGAAGTAAGTGGAGAGAAACGGACAGAAGAAATTTGGCCCTTGTTAACTCCTTCCACTGGAGATAAGGAGGTCAGTAGTGATAAAGATAACTTGCCCTTGTATGAACTAGGAAAGAAAACTAGGAAGACTCATATAAAAGCCACAAAGTCTGATGTCCCTACAAGGAAAGAAGTGGCTCCTCCTGCCAGGACTCCTCTCACAAGGAGTAAAATAAAGGCTATTGATAAATAA